A region from the Drosophila bipectinata strain 14024-0381.07 chromosome 3R, DbipHiC1v2, whole genome shotgun sequence genome encodes:
- the LOC108128224 gene encoding uncharacterized protein — protein sequence MDRVFGNMENKFKYMVKAEGKGMALKLVGFYAVGWTLRKLVK from the coding sequence ATGGATCGGGTCTTTGGGAACATGGAGAACAAGTTCAAGTACATGGTGAAGGCGGAAGGGAAGGGAATGGCGCTCAAGCTGGTTGGATTCTATGCTGTTGGATGGACCCTGCGCAAGCTGGTCAAGTGA